The following are encoded together in the Citrus sinensis cultivar Valencia sweet orange chromosome 1, DVS_A1.0, whole genome shotgun sequence genome:
- the LOC102612450 gene encoding sodium/calcium exchanger NCL, whose translation MDNNSNKLQLFLLSLFLLAISAVHPRSVPYSTPSDLISDGINSNNNHNQRGPQYLLLNPFIKAEEESSSSTCEQTYGFLPCTTTVLGNLFLIIVYGYLMYVAATYLSNGSELLLEILGPGVVGGLFLPILGALPDAMLILVSGLSGTKETAQSQVSVGMGLLAGSTVMLSTVIWGTCVVVGKCDLRESDSVAIDGQNTKGFRLTGTGVSTDVWTCYAARIMAISVIPFVVVQLPQMLNSTSGRHLAVLIALILSVSMLISYCLYQVFQPWIQKRRLAFAKHKHVISGILKHLRQRALGRLLTDSGEPNIDVIKKLFDAIDENKDERLSASELKALIIGIRFEEIDLDQDDAVSKVLSDFDTSNDSHIDIKEFINGIEKWLNEAMQARTGSADPGPHTMKFLDDFHLQTKREHALLGAEEESDEVAEGVENPKWVSFKAVLMLLIGTIIAAAFADPLVDAVDNFSAATSIPSFFISFIALPFATNSSEAVSAIIFASRKKIRTASLTFSELYGAVTMNNILCLSVFLALVYARGLTWDFSSEVLVILIVCLVMGAFASFRTNFPLWTCSIAYALYPFSLALVYVLDYFFGWS comes from the exons ATGGATAACAACAGTAACAAACTCCAACTCTTCCTCCTCTCACTCTTCCTCCTTGCGATCAGTGCCGTCCACCCGAGATCCGTCCCCTATTCTACGCCGTCCGATCTGATCTCCGATGGGATCAACAGCAACAATAACCACAACCAACGGGGCCCGCAGTACTTACTGCTCAATCCGTTCATTAAGGCAGAGGAGGAATCGTCTTCCTCCACGTGCGAGCAGACCTACGGGTTCTTGCCTTGCACCACCACGGTGTTGGGGAACTTGTTTTTGATTATTGTTTATGGCTATCTCATGTACGTGGCGGCTACTTATTTGTCCAATGGCAGTGAGCTTTTGCTCGAGATTCTCGGCCCCGGTGTCGTCGGTGGATTGTTTCTTCCCATCCTCGGCGCCCTTCCTGATGCAATGCTCATTCTCG TATCTGGACTCTCTGGAACTAAAGAAACTGCTCAAAGTCAGGTCTCAGTGGGAATGGGCTTGCTAGCTGGGTCAACTGTCATGCTTAGTACAGTAATATGGGGAACCTGTGTTGTTGTGGGGAAGTGTGACCTTCGCGAGTCAGATTCAGTCGCGATAGATGGCCAAAACACGAAAGGATTCCGCTTAACTG GTACTGGTGTTAGTACTGATGTTTGGACTTGCTATGCTGCTAGGATAATGGCTATCTCTGTCATCCCATTTGTTGTTGTTCAACTACCACAGATGCTCAATTCAACCTCAGGAAGACACTTAGCAGTCTTGATTGCACTTATTTTATCTGTCTCAATGCTGATTTCTTATTGCCTCTATCAG GTCTTTCAGCCTTGGATTCAGAAGAGGCGTCTTGCTTTTGCAAAGCATAAGCATGTGATATCAGGAATTTTGAAACATCTGAGACAGCGTGCTTTGGGAAGACTCCTGACTGATAGTGGAGAACCTAACATAGATGTTATTAAAAa ATTATTTGATGCAATAGATGAGAATAAAGATGAGCGTCTTTCGGCTTCTGAACTAAAAGCATTGATCATAGGAATTCGGTTTGAAGAGATAGACTTGGATCAGGATGATGCTGTCAGCAAAGTATTGAGCGACTTTGATACCTCTAATGATAGTCACATTGATATCAAAGAGTTCATCAATGGCATTGAGAAATGGCTTAATGAGGCAATGCAAGCTAGAACTGGTTCTGCTGATCCCGGTCCCCACACAATGAAATTTTTAGATGACTTTCACCTG CAAACAAAGAGGGAGCATGCTTTGTTAGGAGCAGAGGAGGAAAGTGACGAGGTCGCTGAGGGGGTTGAAAACCCGAAGTGGGTTTCCTTTAAAGCGGTTTTGATGCTGTTGATTGGAACCATTATTGCTGCCGCATTTGCTGATCCACTTGTAGATGCTGTTGATAACTTTTCAGCAGCAACAAGTATTCCTTCATTCTTCATCTCATTTATTGCATTGCCTTTTGCCACCAACTCAAGTGAAGCGGTATCAGCAATTATTTTTGCCAGCCGTAAGAAGATTAGAACTGCCTCATTGACGTTTTCTGAG CTATATGGAGCCGTAACAATGAATAACATCCTCTGCTTATCAGTTTTCTTAGCTCTTGTCTACGCAAGAGGATTGACGTGGGACTTCTCATCTGAAGTCCTTGTTATTCTTATAGTTTGCTTAGTGATGGGTGCCTTTGCCAGTTTCCGAACCAATTTCCCCCTTTGGACATGCTCAATTGCCTACGCCCTTTACCCGTTTTCCTTGGCGCTGGTTTACGTTCTTGATTACTTCTTTGGTTGGTCGTAG